The Streptomyces sp. NL15-2K genome contains a region encoding:
- a CDS encoding HPr family phosphocarrier protein has product MAERRVNVGWAEGLHARPASIFVRAATAAGIPVTIAKADGNPVNAASMLAVLGLGAQGGEEIVLASDAEGADVALDRLAKLVSEGLEELPETV; this is encoded by the coding sequence ATGGCTGAGCGCCGCGTCAACGTCGGCTGGGCCGAGGGTCTTCACGCCCGCCCCGCTTCCATCTTCGTCCGGGCCGCCACGGCCGCAGGTATCCCGGTGACGATCGCCAAGGCCGACGGCAACCCCGTCAACGCGGCCTCCATGCTGGCCGTCCTCGGACTGGGCGCCCAGGGTGGCGAGGAGATCGTCCTCGCCTCCGACGCCGAGGGGGCGGACGTCGCCCTCGACCGTCTCGCGAAGCTGGTCTCCGAGGGGCTCGAGGAGCTCCCCGAGACTGTCTGA
- a CDS encoding M23 family metallopeptidase, with the protein MAFMCATGKHRRTGRMKRGTAQAAGVAAIATTGVIGTLAAPALAAEPAAEQTGLTPVITIGDSIADQIDAQAAAQQQAAEEAEAEKQAAEARKKAEEAARERAAEAAKEAREAKERAAREAERKRLNTFVSPISGSYISTGYKTGGAVWSSGSHTGVDFHASSGTSVHAVGSGTVVEAGWGGSYGNQIVIKMNDGTYTQYGHLSSIGVSAGQTVTPGQQIGLSGATGNVTGAHLHFEARTTAEYGSDIDPVAYLRSHGVNV; encoded by the coding sequence ATGGCGTTCATGTGCGCCACCGGGAAGCACCGTCGTACCGGCCGGATGAAGCGCGGCACCGCCCAGGCGGCAGGTGTCGCGGCGATCGCCACCACCGGCGTCATCGGCACCCTGGCCGCTCCGGCGCTCGCCGCCGAACCCGCCGCCGAGCAGACCGGTCTCACCCCCGTCATCACCATCGGCGACTCGATCGCCGACCAGATCGACGCCCAGGCCGCCGCGCAGCAGCAGGCCGCCGAGGAGGCCGAGGCCGAGAAGCAGGCCGCCGAGGCGCGGAAGAAGGCCGAGGAGGCAGCACGCGAGAGGGCCGCCGAGGCGGCCAAGGAGGCGCGCGAGGCCAAGGAGCGCGCCGCCCGCGAGGCCGAGCGCAAGCGCCTCAACACCTTCGTCTCCCCGATCTCCGGCTCGTACATCTCGACCGGCTACAAGACCGGCGGCGCCGTCTGGTCCTCCGGCAGCCACACCGGCGTCGACTTCCACGCGTCGAGCGGCACGTCGGTCCACGCGGTCGGCTCCGGCACCGTCGTCGAGGCCGGCTGGGGCGGGTCGTACGGCAACCAGATCGTGATCAAGATGAACGACGGCACCTACACCCAGTACGGCCATCTGTCGTCCATCGGCGTCTCGGCGGGCCAGACGGTCACCCCGGGCCAGCAGATAGGCCTCTCCGGCGCGACCGGCAACGTCACCGGTGCGCACCTGCACTTCGAGGCCCGTACGACGGCCGAGTACGGCTCGGACATCGACCCCGTCGCCTACCTCCGCTCGCACGGCGTGAACGTCTGA
- a CDS encoding pitrilysin family protein, giving the protein MTELATMEFHPQPRAGEARPWAFPAPTRGALDNGLTVLRCHRPGQQVVAVEVLLDAPLEAEPAGLDGVATIMARAFSEGTDKHSAEDFAAELERCGATLDSHADHPGVRLSLEVPASRLAKALSLLADALRAPAFADSEVERLVRNRLDEIPHELANPSRRAAKELSKELFPATSRMSRPRQGTEETVAAIDSAAVRAFHEKHVRPATATVVVVGDLTGIELDGLLGDTLGSWTGSSAQPRPVPPVTADDTGRVVIVDRPGAVQTQLLIGRLGPDRHDRVWPAQVLGTYCLGGTLTSRLDRVLREEKGYTYGVRAFGQVLRSAPDGTGAAMLAISGSVDTPNTGPALQDLWTVLRTLAAEGLTDAERDVAVQNLVGVAPLKYETAAAVASTLADQVEQHLPDDFQATLYQQLAATGTVEATAAAVSAFPVDRLVTILVGDAAQIKKPVEALAIGQVTVVSAE; this is encoded by the coding sequence GTGACCGAGCTCGCCACGATGGAGTTCCACCCCCAGCCCCGGGCGGGCGAGGCCAGGCCCTGGGCGTTCCCGGCCCCCACGCGCGGCGCCCTCGACAACGGCCTGACGGTGCTGCGCTGCCACCGCCCCGGTCAGCAGGTCGTCGCCGTGGAGGTGCTCCTCGACGCGCCCCTGGAGGCCGAGCCGGCCGGCTTGGACGGCGTCGCCACGATCATGGCGCGGGCCTTCTCCGAAGGCACCGACAAGCACTCCGCCGAGGACTTCGCCGCCGAGCTGGAGCGCTGCGGCGCCACGCTCGACTCGCACGCCGACCACCCCGGCGTACGTCTGTCCCTGGAGGTTCCGGCCTCGCGCCTGGCCAAGGCGCTGAGCCTGCTCGCCGATGCCCTCAGGGCGCCCGCGTTCGCCGACAGCGAGGTCGAGCGGCTGGTGCGCAACCGCCTCGACGAGATCCCGCACGAGCTGGCCAACCCCTCGCGCCGCGCCGCCAAGGAGCTCTCCAAGGAGCTGTTCCCGGCGACCTCGCGCATGTCGCGTCCCCGCCAGGGCACCGAGGAGACGGTCGCCGCCATCGACTCCGCGGCCGTACGCGCCTTCCACGAGAAGCACGTCCGTCCCGCCACCGCCACCGTCGTGGTCGTCGGCGACCTCACCGGGATCGAGCTCGACGGGCTGCTCGGCGACACGCTCGGCTCCTGGACCGGCTCCTCGGCCCAGCCGCGGCCGGTGCCGCCGGTGACCGCCGACGACACCGGCCGGGTCGTCATCGTGGACCGTCCGGGCGCCGTCCAGACGCAGCTGCTCATCGGCCGTCTCGGCCCGGACCGGCACGACCGGGTGTGGCCCGCGCAGGTGCTCGGCACGTACTGCCTCGGCGGCACCCTCACCTCCCGCCTGGACCGCGTCCTGCGCGAGGAGAAGGGCTACACCTACGGCGTGCGGGCGTTCGGGCAGGTCCTGCGGTCGGCGCCCGACGGCACCGGCGCGGCGATGCTCGCCATCAGCGGCTCGGTCGACACCCCGAACACCGGCCCGGCCCTGCAGGACCTGTGGACGGTGCTGCGCACGCTCGCGGCGGAGGGCCTGACCGACGCCGAGCGCGACGTCGCCGTGCAGAACCTCGTCGGGGTGGCGCCGCTGAAGTACGAGACGGCCGCCGCCGTGGCGAGCACGCTGGCCGACCAGGTCGAGCAGCACCTGCCGGACGACTTCCAGGCGACGCTGTACCAGCAACTCGCCGCGACCGGCACCGTGGAGGCCACCGCGGCGGCCGTGAGCGCCTTCCCGGTGGACCGTCTGGTGACGATCCTCGTGGGTGACGCGGCGCAGATCAAGAAGCCTGTGGAGGCCCTCGCCATCGGCCAAGTCACCGTCGTCTCGGCGGAGTAG
- a CDS encoding GntR family transcriptional regulator, whose amino-acid sequence MRIPAHSVCTAIRDDIVAGVYERGSRLTEELLARRYGVSRVPVREALRTLEAEGFVVTRRHAGACVAEPTEQEGADLLEMRMLLEPLGAYRAAQRRTEAHLKVLRGLVRLGQERAKRGNSEDLRSLGGWFHETLAQASGSTSLTSMLTQLRHKIAWMYAVEAPANPVESWTEHGAIVDAVARGDSERARGLTALHTERATAAHRLRFASGPERVERVRNSQHPVNMTSLRH is encoded by the coding sequence ATGCGTATTCCGGCGCACTCGGTATGCACGGCGATCCGGGATGACATCGTCGCGGGTGTCTACGAGCGCGGCAGCCGGCTCACCGAGGAACTCCTCGCGCGCCGCTACGGCGTCTCGCGCGTCCCCGTCCGGGAGGCCCTGCGCACGCTGGAGGCGGAGGGCTTCGTGGTGACCAGGCGGCACGCGGGCGCGTGCGTCGCGGAACCCACCGAGCAGGAGGGTGCCGACCTGCTGGAGATGCGCATGCTCCTGGAGCCGCTCGGCGCCTACCGGGCCGCCCAGCGGCGCACCGAGGCCCACCTGAAGGTGCTGCGCGGGCTGGTCCGGCTGGGACAGGAGCGGGCCAAGCGGGGCAACAGCGAGGACCTGCGCTCCCTGGGGGGCTGGTTCCACGAGACGCTCGCCCAGGCCTCCGGCAGCACCTCGCTGACGTCGATGCTGACCCAGCTGCGCCACAAGATCGCCTGGATGTACGCCGTGGAGGCGCCGGCCAACCCCGTGGAGTCCTGGACGGAGCACGGGGCGATCGTCGACGCCGTGGCGCGCGGCGACAGCGAACGCGCGCGGGGGCTCACGGCGCTGCACACGGAACGCGCGACGGCGGCGCACCGACTGCGTTTCGCCTCCGGCCCGGAGCGCGTGGAGCGTGTGAGGAACTCGCAACATCCCGTAAACATGACGAGCCTGCGGCATTAA